In the Malaya genurostris strain Urasoe2022 chromosome 1, Malgen_1.1, whole genome shotgun sequence genome, one interval contains:
- the LOC131440445 gene encoding peroxisomal membrane protein PEX16 — translation MSVSWVELRGLYGKYVKWVSSNPSALGDVEMTVKWLSYFIAGKINKSSAASELVYSLSNLLVFYNDRIIEKANNSIVCAESGPVARQIKIILTTLEYCEVFIEMSAHRVWGSKGRWFFIVVVQTIKCLGRLALTMFCRNNIVNNPPIPVLDRRNLNDVRQTGNVSFQSEGETVVLKRSGRVLRKVEGAPPVMARNWKPLKHENVIQVVQYEGRFIRTAELMYILKPLIHLACIRKYGLKSWKSYLVPMAIDVASLRIYYRNREDLSKEQKQELSRRCVSMLLYLMRSPFYDKYSKDRIAGLLNRIGKNVPLTGTITSLILSYIPHWQDTYFYMWSS, via the exons ATGTCCGTATCGTGGGTGGAGCTACGAGGTTTGTATGGGAAGTACGTCAAATGGGTCTCCAGCAATCCATCAGCGCTTGGAGATGTAGAAATGACGGTGAAATGGTTATCATATTTTATTGCCG GCAAAATCAACAAATCTTCCGCGGCATCCGAATTGGTTTATTCGTTATCCAATCTGCTTGTGTTTTACAATGATCGAATCATTGAAAAAGCCAATAATTCCATCGTGTGTGCAGAATCTGGACCAGTAGCAAGGCAAATCAAGATTATTCTCACTACATTGGAGTATTGTGAAGTTTTCATTGAAATGTCTGCTCATAGAGTGTGGGGTTCGAAAGGACGATGGTTTTTTATAGTCGTAGTGCAGACAATCAA GTGCCTTGGTCGTTTAGCTCTCACGATGTTCTGTCGGAACAATATCGTTAACAACCCGCCCATACCGGTATTGGATAGACGAAATCTGAACGACGTTCGACAGACAGGAAATGTGTCATTCCAAAGCGAGGGTGAGACTGTTGTGTTGAAGCGCTCAGGGCGAGTATTGCGGAAAGTGGAAGGAGCACCGCCTGTTATGGCTCGTAACTGGAAACCGCTTAAACATGAAAATGTCATACAAGTGGTCCAGTATGAGGGACGTTTCATTCGTACTGCCGAACTGATGTACATTCTAAAGCCGCTGATACATTTGGCTTGTATTCGGAAGTACGGTTTGAAAAGTTGGAAATCATATCTGGTGCCAATGGCTATAGATGTTGCTAG CTTGAGAATCTACTATAGAAATCGTGAGGACCTGTCCAAAGAGCAAAAGCAGGAACTTTCTCGTCGCTGTGTTTCGATGCTACTTTATCTGATGCGCTCACCATTTTACGATAAATATAGCAAGGACAGAATTGCTGGCTTGCTTAACAGAATTGGCAAAAACGTACCATTGACGGGAACAATTACTAGCTTGATTTTATCTTACATTCCGCACTGGCAGGATACCTATTTCTATATGTGGTCAAGTTAA